TCGTTAAAAATCACACGCACCAGAGAAGGCCTTGATGTCCAGCTTCCCGCAAAAGCGCTCGAACCCATCGCCACCGTCCTCGTTCTCAATACCAACTAGATCGAATCAAACTCTTCGGTAAGATCGAAAAGGGGCTCTCGCGAAGAAAGCGATTCAGTGAGAGCAGAGAGGGAAGCCCACCATGCATTGGCTCTCACACGAACTCTCCTCTTGTAGCCTTGGCGAATGCAGTTCGCTCCTGCCCCATGCGTCAGGACGAGACAGTCGCCAACCGGATCGGTCGGGTAGTGCAGAAATCCTCGAACTGGCAGCCATGCTGCGGAGCCTCATAAAATTCCCGGAAGTTGTTCACAGCAGGAATCAAGTCGTGGCCCACTGCTCCCCGGCTCCAACCGTAAGCTGGTACTGCTTCCCTCTACGGGGATTGTAGACTAGCGCGGGACGGAAACAAGCGACACAGGTCCCACCGGGGTTGCGGACGCTCGGATAGACGACTCCATTCGATCCGGCGTGGAGTAGCAGATCGGCGAGTGCCTGGCCGGGGGCGTAGCACTCCGGCACTGGTTCGGGCAAAAGGCAAGTCTCTATCTCGTGCGGATCAAGGTGGCTGTACACGCCAGAGAAGTCTGCAAGAAAATCTTGATAGTCGAAGGTTAGGGTGGCAGTGATACGCGCGTCTTGTAGGAATCGGCGCTTATGGAAGGCGACCTCTGCGAACGAAGTCTCCAATTCCACTCCGGCGTACCATGCACCACGTCGGGAGTTGTTGAAGCGCGATCCTTGCGGGTGCG
The Edaphobacter lichenicola genome window above contains:
- a CDS encoding RES family NAD+ phosphorylase translates to MAFPKPIEHYGTHRLIPTKYADADSSVLETLSLPAEVISDLTELDAATNERKLAEQGENIAIGPGELLLGVPEAHIVNAAFCHPHPQGSRFNNSRRGAWYAGVELETSFAEVAFHKRRFLQDARITATLTFDYQDFLADFSGVYSHLDPHEIETCLLPEPVPECYAPGQALADLLLHAGSNGVVYPSVRNPGGTCVACFRPALVYNPRRGKQYQLTVGAGEQWATT